In Erpetoichthys calabaricus chromosome 2, fErpCal1.3, whole genome shotgun sequence, a genomic segment contains:
- the LOC114645386 gene encoding extracellular calcium-sensing receptor-like — protein MLQTALMLFAILIRAEEPTCRLLASPAMPVFTKEGDIIIGGIFVFHGLENTKNAFKDVPVLPKCKGLNFREFQLAKAMIFAVEEINNSSDILPGVSVGYRIYDACTSIQLGIRAAMALMNAPDEDMFSDTSCKKSSNVHAIIGMSGSSHTIGVARVIRSFHIPLISYVATCACLSNKQEYPTFFRTIPSDYHQSRALAQLVKHFGWTWIGTVRSDNDYGNLGMATFIQAVQQEGICIEYTEAVYISYPREKIIKTARVIKESSSKVIVAFLSLLDMDILLKELTLQNVTGLQWIGSEGWISARTFATEEVYQILGGAIGFAITDSLIPGLKDYMLNVNPSDTPGNALINEFWETLFSCSMNSNTNASKCTGLENVREMKNEYTDVTELRIPSNVYKAVYAVAYSLHSLLKCKQEQVAVGNKTCENELPVEPWQVVQQLKNVNFTTIYGENIYFDRNGDPAAKYDLVNWQMNNLGTVKFVKIGIYDASLPDGHQFIMNNISIAWAGNRTWIPRSVCSDDCLPGTRKAVQKGKPICCFDCVPCAEGEFSNVTNSIDCMSCPLDYNSNEQKDHCVLKVIEFLSFGEIMGIILVTCSLFGVTLTALVASIFFYYKETPVVKANNSELSFLLLLSLMLCFSCSLTFIGEPSQWSCTIRHTTFGITFVLCISCILAKTIVVLMAFRATLPGNNIMKWFGPTQQRLSVLAFTLIQVLICALWLIISPPFPHKNMVLYKEKIIFECDLGSPTAFYAVLGYIGFLSAMCFSLAFLARKLPDNFNEAKFITFSMLLFCAVWISFIPAYISSPGKYTVAVEIFAILTSSFGLLLCIFAPKCYIILLKPEENTKKHLMGKALTN, from the exons atgCTACAAACTGCATTGATGTTATTTGCTATTTTAATAAGGGCAGAGGAGCCTACCTGTCGTCTGCTAGCAAGCCCAGCAATGCCTGTTTTCACAAAGGAAGGAGACATTATAATCGGAGGGATATTTGTTTTTCATGGTCTTGAAAACACCAAGAATGCATTTAAAGATGTTCCTGTACTACCTAAGTGTAAAGG tttAAATTTTAGGGAATTCCAGCTTGCTAAAGCTATGATCTTTGCTGTAGAAGAAATTAACAACAGTTCAGATATACTACCTGGAGTTTCTGTTGGCTACAGAATATATGATGCTTGTACTTCAATTCAACTGGGTATAAGAGCTGCAATGGCTTTAATGAACGCTCCTGATGAAGACATGTTCTCTGACACTTCTTGCAAGAAATCCTCAAATGTTCATGCTATCATAGGGATGTCAGGTTCTTCACACACCATTGGAGTTGCCAGAGTAATTCGGTCCTTTCACATACCATTG ATAAGCTATGTTGCGACCTGTGCTTGTCTTAGTAACAAACAGGAGTACCCAACTTTCTTCAGGACAATACCAAGTGACTATCACCAAAGCCGAGCCCTAGCACAGCTTGTGAAGCACTTTGGGTGGACTTGGATTGGGACAGTGAGAAGTGACAACGATTATGGTAACCTAGGAATGGCTACCTTTATACAAGCTGTTCAGCAGGAAGGGATATGTATTGAATATACAGAGGCTGTGTACATTAGTTACCCAagagaaaaaattataaaaactgcACGTGTTATAAAAGAATCATCTTCTAAGGTGATTGtagcttttctttctttattggaTATGGACATACTATTGAAAGAACTGACTTTGCAGAATGTTACAGGTTTACAATGGATTGGAAGTGAAGGGTGGATTTCAGCAAGAACCTTTGCAACTGAAGAGGTCTATCAGATTCTTGGTGGTGCAATTGGGTTTGCCATTACAGACTCCTTGATACCTGGATTAAAAGACTATATGCTAAATGTAAACCCATCTGACACTCCTGGCAATGCTTTGATAAATGAGTTTTGGGAAACTCTTTTCAGCTGCTCAATGAATTCAAATACCAATGCATCAAAATGTACGGGTTTGGAAAATGTAAGAGAAATGAAAAACGAGTATACTGATGTGACTGAACTAAGAATTCCTAGTAATGTTTATAAGGCTGTATATGCTGTAGCATATTCATTGCATAGTCTTTTGAAATGCAAACAGGAACAAGTAGCTGTAGGCAACAAAACCTGTGAAAATGAATTACCAGTAGAGCCATGGCAG GTGGTTCAGCAGTTAAAGAATGTTAATTTCACAACCATCTatggagaaaatatttattttgatagaAATGGTGATCCAGCAGCAAAATATGACTTAGTGAACTGGCAAATGAATAATCTGGGGACTGTAAAATTTGTTAAAATTGGTATTTATGATGCATCTTTACCTGATGGGCACCAGTTTATAATGAATAATATTAGCATTGCGTGGGCAGGAAACAGGACATGG attCCCAGATCAGTCTGCAGTGATGACTGCCTGCCAGGCACACGAAAAGCTGTTCAAAAGGGAAAACCCATTTGCTGTTTTGACTGTGTTCCATGTGCTGAAGGAGAATTTAGCAATGTAACAA ATTCCATTGATTGTATGAGCTGTCCATTGGATTACAATTCAAATGAACAGAAAGATCATTGTGTATTAAAAGTAATAGAATTTTTGTCATTTGGTGAAATCATGGGTATAATTCTGGTCACATGCTCCCTATTTGGTGTCACACTCACTGCCCTTGTAGCctctatttttttctattacaagGAAACCCCTGTTGTTAAAGCTAACAACTCTGAACTaagttttcttcttctactttcattaATGCTGTGCTTCAGTTGCTCCCTCACTTTCATTGGTGAGCCCTCTCAATGGTCCTGCACCATTCGTCACACAACCTTTGGCATCACTTTTGTTCTTTGTATTTCTTGTATTCTGGCAAAAACCATTGTGGTACTAATGGCTTTTAGGGCAACACTTCCAGGAAATAACATTATGAAATGGTTTGGGCCAACTCAACAGCGGTTAAGTGTTTTAGCCTTTACCCTCATCCAGGTTTTGATCTGTGCATTATGGCTGATAATTTCACCACCATTTCCACACAAAAATATGGTGTTATACAAAGAGAAAATTATCTTTGAATGTGATTTGGGCTCACCCACAGCCTTTTATGCAGTTTTAGGATATATTGGCTTTCTCTCTGCCATGTGTTTTAGTTTGGCATTTTTGGCTCGGAAATTACCTGACAACTTTAATGAAGCAAAATTCATCACATTTAGTATGCTTTTGTTTTGTGCTGTCTGGATCTCTTTTATCCCAGCGTACATCAGTTCCCCAGGAAAGTATACTGTGGCAGTAGAAATCTTTGCTATTTTAACTTCAAGCTTTGGTTTGCTACTCTGTATTTTTGCTCCAAAATGCTATATAATTCTTTTAAAACcagaagaaaacacaaagaaacacttAATGGGAAAGGCATTGACAAATTAG
- the LOC114645387 gene encoding extracellular calcium-sensing receptor-like, which yields MLHLEVLLLTVLARAEEPACRAQANPMLTTFSKPGDIILGGIFAFHGLENAKYTFKTVPEAAKCKGLSYIELQIARTMIFAIEEINNSSSLLPDVSLGYKIFDICSSIHLSIKAALILMNENEGVELLPAKQCNKSSNVHAIIGMSGSSHTIVVARAIQSFHIPLISYVATCACLSNKQEFPTFFRTIPSDSYQSRALAQLVKHFGWTWIGTIRSDNDYGNLGMATFIQAVQEQGICIEYSESIYRTYPSEKIAATVRVIKESSSKVIVAFVTQQDMQILLKELIAQNITGRQWIGTEGWISARIFATEESYKILGGSIGFAISEAEIPGLKDYILNIHPSQDPGNALLNEFWETIFHCTMSSKENISTLTSCKGSENLRDISNDYTDISELRIPSNVYKAVYAIAYSLQNLLNCKNGEGPFVNKTCANKINIEPWQVLHYLKTVNFITNYGENVYFDENGDPTAKYDLINWQNNKYGVIQFIKIGIYDASLPDGKAFKMNNISIVWVGNASKVPRSVCSESCLAGTRKAVKKGRPVCCFDCIPCADGEFSNVTNSIDCISCPLEYRSNEQRSACILKEIEFLSFGELMGTLLVIFSLSGSTVTFLVALVFFYYRDTPIVRANNCELSFLLLLSLTLCFLCALTFIGEPSDWSCKLRHTAFGITFVLCISCVLGKTLVVLMAFRATLPGSNIMKWFGPTQQRLSVFACTFIQILICSFWLIISPPFPNKNLISYNDKIILECDVGSAAAFYAVLGYIGFLSSICFILAFLARKLPDNFNEAKFITFSMLLFCAVWITFIPAYISSPGKFTVAVEIFAILASSFGLLFCIFAPKCYIILLKPEENTKKHLMGKPPSKAH from the exons ATGCTGCATCTGGAGGTGCTGCTTTTAACAGTTTTAGCCAGAGCAGAGGAGCCTGCATGCAGAGCCCAAGCAAATCCAATGCTGACTACTTTTTCAAAGCCTGGAGACATCATACTTGGAGGAATTTTTGCTTTTCATGGTCTTGAgaatgcaaaatatacatttaagaCAGTTCCAGAAGCAGCCAAATGTAAAGG TTTAAGTTACATTGAATTGCAGATTGCAAGAACAATGATATTTGcaattgaagaaataaataacagcTCATCTCTGCTTCCGGATGTTTCGCTGGGctataaaatatttgatatttgtagTTCCATTCATTTATCTATAAAAGCtgcattaattttaatgaatgaaaatgaaggtGTTGAATTGCTTCCTGCTAAGCAATGTAATAAAAGTTCAAATGTTCATGCAATAATTGGAATGTCTGGTTCATCACACACCATAGTTGTTGCAAGAGCTATCCAGTCTTTTCACATTCCACTG ATAAGTTATGTTGCCACATGTGCCTGTCTCAGCAATAAACAGGAATTCCCTACTTTCTTCAGGACCATCCCAAGTGATTCTTATCAAAGTAGAGCCCTTGCGCAGCTTGTGAAGCATTTTGGATGGACTTGGATTGGGACAATTAGAAGTGACAATGATTATGGTAACCTAGGAATGGCTACTTTTATACAAGCTGTTCAGGAGCAGGGCATTTGCATTGAATATTCAGAATCAATCTACAGGACTTACCCTAGTGAGAAAATTGCAGCAACAGTACGTGTCATAAAAGAATCTTCTTCAAAAGTTATTGTTGCTTTTGTCACACAGCAGGATATGCAAATCCTTCTGAAAGAGCTGATTGCTCAAAATATTACAGGGAGACAGTGGATTGGCACTGAGGGCTGGATTTCTGCTCGCATTTTTGCAACAGAGGAGAGCTACAAAATATTAGGCGGCTCTATTGGGTTTGCAATTAGTGAAGCTGAAATACCAGGTCTGAAAGACTATATTCTGAACATACATCCATCTCAAGATCCTGGCAATGCTCTTCTCAATGAATTTTGGGAAACAATTTTTCACTGTACAATGAGttccaaagaaaacatttcaacTCTTACTTCTTGCAAAGGATCTGAGAATTTAAGAGATATTAGTAATGACTATACTGATATTTCTGAGCTAAGAATTCCTAGCAATGTTTATAAAGCAGTATATGCTATAGCCTATTCTCTTCAAAATCTACTAAATTGCAAGAATGGAGAAGGACCTTTTGTCAATAAAACATGCgccaataaaataaacattgagcCCTGGCAG GTGCTACATTATTTGAAAACTGTGAATTTTATAACTAATTATGGAGAGAATGTGTATTTTGATGAGAACGGAGACCCAACAGCAAAATATGATTTAATAAACTGGCAAAACAACAAATATGGCGTCATACAGTTTATAAAAATTGGCATCTATGATGCATCTCTGCCAGATggaaaagcatttaaaatgaacaacatCAGCATTGTTTGGGTGGGAAATGCAAGCAAG GTGCCAAGGTCAGTATGCAGTGAGAGTTGTCTTGCAGGAACTCGAAAAGCAGTTAAGAAAGGACGACCTGTATGTTGCTTTGACTGCATCCCTTGTGCAGACGGTGAATTTAGTAATGTAACAA ATTCCATTGACTGTATTAGCTGCCCTTTGGAATACAGATCAAATGAGCAGCGAAGTGCatgcattttaaaagaaattgaatTCCTGTCATTTGGAGAACTCATGGGAACTCTACtagtaatattttctttatctggTAGCACTGTTACCTTTCTTGTAGCGctggttttcttttattatagaGACACTCCTATTGTTAGAGCAAATAATTGTGAATTGAGTTTTCTTCTCCTTTTGTCACTgacattgtgttttctttgtgctctCACCTTTATTGGTGAACCCTCTGACTGGTCCTGTAAGTTGCGTCATACGGCTTTTGGGATCACTTTTGTCTTGTGCATCTCATGTGTCCTGGGGAAGACCTTAGTGGTGTTAATGGCATTCAGGGCTACGCTACCAGGTAGTAACATAATGAAATGGTTTGGACCAACCCAGCAGCGCCTTAGCGTTTTCGCCTGTACTTTTATCCAGATTTTAATTTGCTCATTCTGGCTAATAATTTCACCTCCTTTCCCAAATAAAAACTTGATATCCTAcaatgataaaattattttagaatgtGACGTTGGATCAGCAGCAGCTTTTTATGCTGTTTTAGGTTACATAGGATTTCTTTCATCAATATGTTTTATTCTAGCATTTCTGGCTCGGAAGTTGCCAGACAACTTCAATGAAGCAAAATTCATAACATTTAGCATGCTTCTATTCTGTGCAGTTTGGATAACTTTTATTCCAGCATATATCAGCTCACCTGGAAAGTTTACAGTAGCAGTTGAGATATTTGCTATTTTGGCCTCTAGCTTTGGTTTGCTTTTCTGCATTTTTGCTCCcaaatgttacattatattacTGAAgcctgaagaaaatacaaaaaagcaccTGATGGGAAAACCACCTTCCAAGGCACACTGA